One Nomascus leucogenys isolate Asia chromosome 22a, Asia_NLE_v1, whole genome shotgun sequence DNA segment encodes these proteins:
- the RGL2 gene encoding ral guanine nucleotide dissociation stimulator-like 2 isoform X4, with translation MLPRPLRLLLDTSPPGGVVLSSFRSRDPEEGGGPGGLVVGGGQEEEEEEEEEAPVSVWDEEEDGALFTVTSRQYRPLDPLVPMPPPRSSRRLRAGTLEALVRHLLDTRTSGTDVTFMSAFLATHRAFTSTPALLGLMADRLEALESHPRDELERTTEVAISVLSTWLASHPEDFGSEAKGQLDRLESFLLQTGYAAGKGVGGGSADLIRNLRSRVDPQAPDLPKPLALPGDPPADPTDVLVFLADHLAEQLTLLDAELFLNLIPSQCLGGLWGHRDRPGHSHLCPSVRATVTQFNKVAGAVVSSVLGATSTGEGPGEVTIRPLRPPQRARLLEKWIRVAEECRLLRNFSSVYAVVSALQSSPIHRLRAAWGEATRDSLRVFSSLCQIFSEEDNYSQSRELLVQEVKLQSPLEPHSKKAPRSGSRGGGVVPYLGTFLKDLVMLDAASKDELENGYINFDKRRKEFAVLSELRRLQNECRGYNLQPDHDIQRWLQGLRPLTEAQSHRVSCEVEPPGSSDPPAPRVLRPTLVISQWTEVLGSVGVPTPLVSCDRPSMGGDEAPTTPAPLLTRLAQHMKWPSVSSLDSALESSPSLHSPADPSHLSPPASSPRPSRGHRRSASCGSPLSGGAEEASGGTGYGGGGSGPGASDCRIIRVQMELGEDGSVYKSILVTSQDKAPSVISRVLKKNNRDSAVASEYELVQLLPGERDLTIPASANVFYAMRGASHDFLLRQRRRSSTATPGVTSGPSASGTLPSEGGGGSFPRIKATGRKIARALF, from the exons ATGCTCCCGCGGCCCCTGCGGCTGCTTTTGGACACGAGCCCCCCCGGGGGAGTCGTACTGAGCAGCTTCCGAAGCCGGGACCCCGAAGAGGGTGGGGGCCCAGGTGGCCTGGTCGTGGGCggggggcaggaggaagaggaggaggaagaagaagag GCCCCTGTGTCTGTCtgggatgaggaggaggatggTGCCCTGTTTACTGTCACAAGCCGCCAATATCGACCTCTTGATCCCTTG GTCCCTATGCCTCCCCCACGTTCCTCCCGACGGCTCCGAGCTGGCACTCTGGAGGCCCTGGTCAGACACCTACTGGATACCCGGACATCAGGGACTGATGTGACCTTCATGTCAGCCTTCCTGGCCACCCACAGGGCCTTCACCTCCACGCCTGCCTTGCTAGGGCTTATGGCTGACAG GCTGGAAGCCCTTGAATCTCATCCTCGCGATGAACTAGAGaggacaacaga GGTAGCCATCTCTGTACTGTCAACCTGGCTGGCCTCTCATCCTGAGGATTTTGGCTCTGAGGCCAAGGGTCAGCTTGACCGGCTTGAGAGCTTCTTACTTCAGACAGGGTATGCAGCAGGGAAGGGTGTTGGGGGGGGCAGCGCTGACCTCATCCGCAACCTCCGGTCCCGGGTGGACCCCCAGGCCCCCGACCTTCCTAAGCCCCTGGCCCTCCCCGGCGATCCCCCTGCTGACCCCACGGATGTCCTGGTGTTCCTCGCTGACCACTTGGCCGAACAGCTGACCCTGCTAGATGCG GAGCTGTTTCTCAATTTGATCCCCTCTCAGTGCCTGGGAGGCCTGTGGGGTCACAGAGACCGGCCAGGACATTCTCACCTCTGCCCATCTGTCCGAGCTACTGTCACACAGTTCAATAAGGTGGCAGGGGCAGTGGTTAGTTCTGTCCTGGGGGCTACTTCCACTGGAGAGGGACCTGGGGAGGTGACCATACGGCCACTCCGTCCCCCCCAGAGGGCCCGGCTCCTGGAGAAGTGGATCCGCGTGGCAGAG GAGTGCCGGCTGCTCCGAAACTTCTCTTCAGTTTATGCCGTGGTGTCAGCCCTGCAGTCCAGCCCCATCCACAGGCTTCGGGCAGCCTGGGGGGAAGCAACCag ggACAGCCTCAGAGTCTTTTCCAGCCTCTGCCAGATTTTCTCTGAGGAGGATAATTATTCCCAGAGTCGGGAGCTGCTCGTGCAG gagGTGAAGCTGCAGTCTCCTCTGGAGCCACACTCCAAGAAGGCCCCGAGGTCTGGCTCCCGGGGTGGG GGTGTGGTCCCATACCTTGGCACCTTCCTGAAGGACCTTGTGATGCTGGATGCAGCCTCCAAGGATGAGTTGGAG AATGGATATATCAATTTTGACAAGCGGAGGAAG GAGTTTGCAGTCCTTTCTGAGTTGCGACGGCTCCAGAATGAATGTCGTGGCTATAACCTCCAACCTGACCATGATATCCAGAGGTGGCTACAGGGGCTCCGGCCACTGACAGAGGCTCAGAG CCATCGTGTATCCTGTGAGGTGGAGCCACCTGGTTCCAGTGACCCTCCTGCCCCACGGGTGCTTCGGCCAACATTGGTCATCTCGCAGTGGACAGA GGTTCTGGGCTCTGTTGGGGTCCCTACCCCGCTTGTGTCCTGTGACCGGCCCAGTATGGGGGGAGATGAGGCGCCTACAACTCCTGCCCCTCTGCTGACTCGGCTGGCCCAG CACATGAAGTGGCCATCTGTCTCGTCACTAGACTCTGCCCTGGAAAGCAGTCCATCCCTGCACAGTCCAGCTGACCCCAGCCACCTCTCCCCACCAGCCTCCTCCCCTAGGCCTTCTCGGGGTCACCGCCGCTCAGCCTCCTGTGGCTCCCCACTGAGTGGGGGTGCAGAAGAGGCCTCTGGGGGAACTGGATATGGGGGAGGGGGATCTGGGCCAGGGGCCTCTGATTGCCGAATCATCCGAGTCCAGATGGAGCTGGGGGAAGATGGCAGTGTGTATAAGAGTATTTTG GTGACAAGCCAGGACAAGGCTCCAAGTGTCATCAGTCGTGTCCTTAAGAAAAACAATCGTGACTCTGCAGTGGCTTCAGAGTATGAGCTGGTACAGCTGCTACCAGGGGAGCGAG ACCTGACTATCCCAGCTTCGGCTAACGTATTCTACGCCATGCGTGGAGCTTCACACGATTTCCTCCTGCGGCAGCGGCGAAGGTCCTCTACTGCTACACCTGGCGTCACCAGTGGCCCATCTGCCTCAGGAACTCTTCcgagtgagggaggagggggctccTTTCCCAGGATCAAGGCCACAGGGAGGAAGATTGCACGGGCACTGTTCTGA
- the RGL2 gene encoding ral guanine nucleotide dissociation stimulator-like 2 isoform X7, whose amino-acid sequence MPPPRSSRRLRAGTLEALVRHLLDTRTSGTDVTFMSAFLATHRAFTSTPALLGLMADRLEALESHPRDELERTTEVAISVLSTWLASHPEDFGSEAKGQLDRLESFLLQTGYAAGKGVGGGSADLIRNLRSRVDPQAPDLPKPLALPGDPPADPTDVLVFLADHLAEQLTLLDAELFLNLIPSQCLGGLWGHRDRPGHSHLCPSVRATVTQFNKVAGAVVSSVLGATSTGEGPGEVTIRPLRPPQRARLLEKWIRVAEECRLLRNFSSVYAVVSALQSSPIHRLRAAWGEATRDSLRVFSSLCQIFSEEDNYSQSRELLVQEVKLQSPLEPHSKKAPRSGSRGGGVVPYLGTFLKDLVMLDAASKDELENGYINFDKRRKEFAVLSELRRLQNECRGYNLQPDHDIQRWLQGLRPLTEAQSHRVSCEVEPPGSSDPPAPRVLRPTLVISQWTEVLGSVGVPTPLVSCDRPSMGGDEAPTTPAPLLTRLAQHMKWPSVSSLDSALESSPSLHSPADPSHLSPPASSPRPSRGHRRSASCGSPLSGGAEEASGGTGYGGGGSGPGASDCRIIRVQMELGEDGSVYKSILVTSQDKAPSVISRVLKKNNRDSAVASEYELVQLLPGERDLTIPASANVFYAMRGASHDFLLRQRRRSSTATPGVTSGPSASGTLPSEGGGGSFPRIKATGRKIARALF is encoded by the exons ATGCCTCCCCCACGTTCCTCCCGACGGCTCCGAGCTGGCACTCTGGAGGCCCTGGTCAGACACCTACTGGATACCCGGACATCAGGGACTGATGTGACCTTCATGTCAGCCTTCCTGGCCACCCACAGGGCCTTCACCTCCACGCCTGCCTTGCTAGGGCTTATGGCTGACAG GCTGGAAGCCCTTGAATCTCATCCTCGCGATGAACTAGAGaggacaacaga GGTAGCCATCTCTGTACTGTCAACCTGGCTGGCCTCTCATCCTGAGGATTTTGGCTCTGAGGCCAAGGGTCAGCTTGACCGGCTTGAGAGCTTCTTACTTCAGACAGGGTATGCAGCAGGGAAGGGTGTTGGGGGGGGCAGCGCTGACCTCATCCGCAACCTCCGGTCCCGGGTGGACCCCCAGGCCCCCGACCTTCCTAAGCCCCTGGCCCTCCCCGGCGATCCCCCTGCTGACCCCACGGATGTCCTGGTGTTCCTCGCTGACCACTTGGCCGAACAGCTGACCCTGCTAGATGCG GAGCTGTTTCTCAATTTGATCCCCTCTCAGTGCCTGGGAGGCCTGTGGGGTCACAGAGACCGGCCAGGACATTCTCACCTCTGCCCATCTGTCCGAGCTACTGTCACACAGTTCAATAAGGTGGCAGGGGCAGTGGTTAGTTCTGTCCTGGGGGCTACTTCCACTGGAGAGGGACCTGGGGAGGTGACCATACGGCCACTCCGTCCCCCCCAGAGGGCCCGGCTCCTGGAGAAGTGGATCCGCGTGGCAGAG GAGTGCCGGCTGCTCCGAAACTTCTCTTCAGTTTATGCCGTGGTGTCAGCCCTGCAGTCCAGCCCCATCCACAGGCTTCGGGCAGCCTGGGGGGAAGCAACCag ggACAGCCTCAGAGTCTTTTCCAGCCTCTGCCAGATTTTCTCTGAGGAGGATAATTATTCCCAGAGTCGGGAGCTGCTCGTGCAG gagGTGAAGCTGCAGTCTCCTCTGGAGCCACACTCCAAGAAGGCCCCGAGGTCTGGCTCCCGGGGTGGG GGTGTGGTCCCATACCTTGGCACCTTCCTGAAGGACCTTGTGATGCTGGATGCAGCCTCCAAGGATGAGTTGGAG AATGGATATATCAATTTTGACAAGCGGAGGAAG GAGTTTGCAGTCCTTTCTGAGTTGCGACGGCTCCAGAATGAATGTCGTGGCTATAACCTCCAACCTGACCATGATATCCAGAGGTGGCTACAGGGGCTCCGGCCACTGACAGAGGCTCAGAG CCATCGTGTATCCTGTGAGGTGGAGCCACCTGGTTCCAGTGACCCTCCTGCCCCACGGGTGCTTCGGCCAACATTGGTCATCTCGCAGTGGACAGA GGTTCTGGGCTCTGTTGGGGTCCCTACCCCGCTTGTGTCCTGTGACCGGCCCAGTATGGGGGGAGATGAGGCGCCTACAACTCCTGCCCCTCTGCTGACTCGGCTGGCCCAG CACATGAAGTGGCCATCTGTCTCGTCACTAGACTCTGCCCTGGAAAGCAGTCCATCCCTGCACAGTCCAGCTGACCCCAGCCACCTCTCCCCACCAGCCTCCTCCCCTAGGCCTTCTCGGGGTCACCGCCGCTCAGCCTCCTGTGGCTCCCCACTGAGTGGGGGTGCAGAAGAGGCCTCTGGGGGAACTGGATATGGGGGAGGGGGATCTGGGCCAGGGGCCTCTGATTGCCGAATCATCCGAGTCCAGATGGAGCTGGGGGAAGATGGCAGTGTGTATAAGAGTATTTTG GTGACAAGCCAGGACAAGGCTCCAAGTGTCATCAGTCGTGTCCTTAAGAAAAACAATCGTGACTCTGCAGTGGCTTCAGAGTATGAGCTGGTACAGCTGCTACCAGGGGAGCGAG ACCTGACTATCCCAGCTTCGGCTAACGTATTCTACGCCATGCGTGGAGCTTCACACGATTTCCTCCTGCGGCAGCGGCGAAGGTCCTCTACTGCTACACCTGGCGTCACCAGTGGCCCATCTGCCTCAGGAACTCTTCcgagtgagggaggagggggctccTTTCCCAGGATCAAGGCCACAGGGAGGAAGATTGCACGGGCACTGTTCTGA
- the RGL2 gene encoding ral guanine nucleotide dissociation stimulator-like 2 isoform X3 — protein MLPRPLRLLLDTSPPGGVVLSSFRSRDPEEGGGPGGLVVGGGQEEEEEEEEEAPVSVWDEEEDGALFTVTSRQYRPLDPLVPMPPPRSSRRLRAGTLEALVRHLLDTRTSGTDVTFMSAFLATHRAFTSTPALLGLMADRLEALESHPRDELERTTEVAISVLSTWLASHPEDFGSEAKGQLDRLESFLLQTGYAAGKGVGGGSADLIRNLRSRVDPQAPDLPKPLALPGDPPADPTDVLVFLADHLAEQLTLLDAELFLNLIPSQCLGGLWGHRDRPGHSHLCPSVRATVTQFNKVAGAVVSSVLGATSTGEGPGEVTIRPLRPPQRARLLEKWIRVAEECRLLRNFSSVYAVVSALQSSPIHRLRAAWGEATRDSLRVFSSLCQIFSEEDNYSQSRELLVQEVKLQSPLEPHSKKAPRSGSRGGGVVPYLGTFLKDLVMLDAASKDELENGYINFDKRRKVSGVPGLDAGLSYPCSRKGRGESQGSLSFGSCSLRAPSQEFAVLSELRRLQNECRGYNLQPDHDIQRWLQGLRPLTEAQRVLGSVGVPTPLVSCDRPSMGGDEAPTTPAPLLTRLAQHMKWPSVSSLDSALESSPSLHSPADPSHLSPPASSPRPSRGHRRSASCGSPLSGGAEEASGGTGYGGGGSGPGASDCRIIRVQMELGEDGSVYKSILVTSQDKAPSVISRVLKKNNRDSAVASEYELVQLLPGERDLTIPASANVFYAMRGASHDFLLRQRRRSSTATPGVTSGPSASGTLPSEGGGGSFPRIKATGRKIARALF, from the exons ATGCTCCCGCGGCCCCTGCGGCTGCTTTTGGACACGAGCCCCCCCGGGGGAGTCGTACTGAGCAGCTTCCGAAGCCGGGACCCCGAAGAGGGTGGGGGCCCAGGTGGCCTGGTCGTGGGCggggggcaggaggaagaggaggaggaagaagaagag GCCCCTGTGTCTGTCtgggatgaggaggaggatggTGCCCTGTTTACTGTCACAAGCCGCCAATATCGACCTCTTGATCCCTTG GTCCCTATGCCTCCCCCACGTTCCTCCCGACGGCTCCGAGCTGGCACTCTGGAGGCCCTGGTCAGACACCTACTGGATACCCGGACATCAGGGACTGATGTGACCTTCATGTCAGCCTTCCTGGCCACCCACAGGGCCTTCACCTCCACGCCTGCCTTGCTAGGGCTTATGGCTGACAG GCTGGAAGCCCTTGAATCTCATCCTCGCGATGAACTAGAGaggacaacaga GGTAGCCATCTCTGTACTGTCAACCTGGCTGGCCTCTCATCCTGAGGATTTTGGCTCTGAGGCCAAGGGTCAGCTTGACCGGCTTGAGAGCTTCTTACTTCAGACAGGGTATGCAGCAGGGAAGGGTGTTGGGGGGGGCAGCGCTGACCTCATCCGCAACCTCCGGTCCCGGGTGGACCCCCAGGCCCCCGACCTTCCTAAGCCCCTGGCCCTCCCCGGCGATCCCCCTGCTGACCCCACGGATGTCCTGGTGTTCCTCGCTGACCACTTGGCCGAACAGCTGACCCTGCTAGATGCG GAGCTGTTTCTCAATTTGATCCCCTCTCAGTGCCTGGGAGGCCTGTGGGGTCACAGAGACCGGCCAGGACATTCTCACCTCTGCCCATCTGTCCGAGCTACTGTCACACAGTTCAATAAGGTGGCAGGGGCAGTGGTTAGTTCTGTCCTGGGGGCTACTTCCACTGGAGAGGGACCTGGGGAGGTGACCATACGGCCACTCCGTCCCCCCCAGAGGGCCCGGCTCCTGGAGAAGTGGATCCGCGTGGCAGAG GAGTGCCGGCTGCTCCGAAACTTCTCTTCAGTTTATGCCGTGGTGTCAGCCCTGCAGTCCAGCCCCATCCACAGGCTTCGGGCAGCCTGGGGGGAAGCAACCag ggACAGCCTCAGAGTCTTTTCCAGCCTCTGCCAGATTTTCTCTGAGGAGGATAATTATTCCCAGAGTCGGGAGCTGCTCGTGCAG gagGTGAAGCTGCAGTCTCCTCTGGAGCCACACTCCAAGAAGGCCCCGAGGTCTGGCTCCCGGGGTGGG GGTGTGGTCCCATACCTTGGCACCTTCCTGAAGGACCTTGTGATGCTGGATGCAGCCTCCAAGGATGAGTTGGAG AATGGATATATCAATTTTGACAAGCGGAGGAAGGTGAGCGGAGTGCCTGGGCTGGATGCTGGACTTTCCTATCCATGTtccaggaaggggaggggggaaaGTCAGGGGTCCCTGAGTTTTGGCTCCTGCAGTTTGAGGGCTCCTTCCCAGGAGTTTGCAGTCCTTTCTGAGTTGCGACGGCTCCAGAATGAATGTCGTGGCTATAACCTCCAACCTGACCATGATATCCAGAGGTGGCTACAGGGGCTCCGGCCACTGACAGAGGCTCAGAG GGTTCTGGGCTCTGTTGGGGTCCCTACCCCGCTTGTGTCCTGTGACCGGCCCAGTATGGGGGGAGATGAGGCGCCTACAACTCCTGCCCCTCTGCTGACTCGGCTGGCCCAG CACATGAAGTGGCCATCTGTCTCGTCACTAGACTCTGCCCTGGAAAGCAGTCCATCCCTGCACAGTCCAGCTGACCCCAGCCACCTCTCCCCACCAGCCTCCTCCCCTAGGCCTTCTCGGGGTCACCGCCGCTCAGCCTCCTGTGGCTCCCCACTGAGTGGGGGTGCAGAAGAGGCCTCTGGGGGAACTGGATATGGGGGAGGGGGATCTGGGCCAGGGGCCTCTGATTGCCGAATCATCCGAGTCCAGATGGAGCTGGGGGAAGATGGCAGTGTGTATAAGAGTATTTTG GTGACAAGCCAGGACAAGGCTCCAAGTGTCATCAGTCGTGTCCTTAAGAAAAACAATCGTGACTCTGCAGTGGCTTCAGAGTATGAGCTGGTACAGCTGCTACCAGGGGAGCGAG ACCTGACTATCCCAGCTTCGGCTAACGTATTCTACGCCATGCGTGGAGCTTCACACGATTTCCTCCTGCGGCAGCGGCGAAGGTCCTCTACTGCTACACCTGGCGTCACCAGTGGCCCATCTGCCTCAGGAACTCTTCcgagtgagggaggagggggctccTTTCCCAGGATCAAGGCCACAGGGAGGAAGATTGCACGGGCACTGTTCTGA